CCGCTTCCTCACCTTCGGGGACTGCGTTCCGGGGNNNNNNNNNNNNNNNNNNNNNNNNNNNNNNNNNNNNNNNNNNNNNNNNNNNNNNNNNNNNNNNNNNNNNNNNNNNNNNNNNNNNNNNNNNNNNNNNNNNNNNNNNNNNNNNNNNNNNNNNNNNNNNNNNNNNNNNNNNNNNNNNNNNNNNNNNNNNNNNNNNNNNNNNNNNNNNNNNNNNNNNNNNNNNNNNNNNNNNNNNNNNNNNNNNNNNNNNNNNNNNNNNNNNNNNNNNNNNNNNNNNNNNNNNNNNNNNNNNNNNNNNNNNNNNNNNNNNNNNNNNNNNNNNNNNNNNNNNNNNNNNNNNNNNNNNNNNNNNNNNNNNNNNNNNNNNNNNNNNNNNNNNNNNNNNNNNNNNNNNNNNNNNNNNNNNNNNNNNNNNNNNNNNNNNNNNNNNNNNNCCGGCCCGGCTCTTCGCCACTTGGCGCGCTCGCAGCCGCCCCCTCCCCGCGGcccccggcccggcccggcccctCCGCGCGTCACCCTcgctcccttcctctctccaggCGCCGCCCGCCCTGCCCCGCCCCTCCCGGGGGTCCCCgccccaccccctccctgccGGGGGTCGCCCTGCTCGGAGCAGCCGCGCGGAGACTGCGCGGCCTCCGCCTCTGTGCGCTCTCAGTCTTCGCTCCTCGCCCGCCTTTGTTCTCGGGCCGCCCCTCTCGCTGGCGACGCTCCGAGAGAGCCGCGGAGCCACCTGCCAGGGCCGCGCTTCCCCGAGCATCCAAAGCTGCCCCCGGGGGCTGTCGACGCCCGCGCCGGAGCGTGCGGGAGGCACGGCGGGAAGAAGTCGCTGAGATTTGGCCCTCGCGGCTTTGCGTTCCCGCGTGGTTGATGCCTCCGCCGAGAACGCGGTCGGCCGGGAGCCGGGGAGGAGCCTGGACGCTGGCCTGGCAGGTACCCCCGCGAGAACGCGGGAGCCGGTGTGTTTCAGATGCATTTATTACTGATCTCGGGCTATATCAGGGCACTTCTAGGACCGCACTAAAAACAGCGGAAAGTGAGGAGCCAAGCCTGGGTCCGGGGCGGCCTGCCGTACAGCTGGCCTCACAGACTCCATTGCCTGCGTCTGCAGATGACTTGTTCTGGAGAGTAAAAAATGTTCTCGGATTTAAAGTACAATCCTGTTTCCTTTCCATTCATTAGTGTTGCCTACATTCAGCAAACAAAAGTTGGGAAAGATAAAGGGATTATTTCTAGCGCATCACATTGACAAACACCGACGTTAACACGCCCAGTCCAGCCTGGCTCACTTGCCTCAGGTCGGAGAGGTCACCACTGACGACGCCGGGCCTTCAAGCCACTCCTAATCCAGCTTCCTTCTCTCAGCCGCAGCCACACCAGCCCTACTGCCCTCTGCCCCACCACGTGCAGGTGTAAGCTTCCGCTGCACTCCTTGTCTGAATCTGCCAAGAAGAAACTGCATCTTTCAACTAAATTCTTTTCACTGATAAGGGCCCTCCAGTCAGATTCTCTGGATAGagtttagtgttttgttttgtttaaaaaaaaaaaaaaaaaaaactcttcagctATTTGGTACTCCTTTCCCTCCGGGATTCTGTCTCTAGATTGTGAAAGCTGGCAGAAGATGGAGTCAGGGAAAGCCATGATGGGAAGGTTCTCACTAATAACTGCCTGATATAAATAATTGGCACAAAAGACTGCCaaaaccacaaccttgcacaaaggccacAAAACTACACAAAAAATGCTTCAAGGACATTTGCGCTgcaactgcctgtccaaccttGGACTGGCCATCCCTTTTGTTACTTatctttgtagccaaggataattgtTTCAAAACAACTTAGGTAATCCTCCtcgtttttcctttttaaaccccttgtcttcctttacctccctgaatacACCTATAGTTTACTATGACACCATATTCTACATTGCAATGCCCACTCTCGAATATTTGTCATGTCTGGCAAACCTGCCTGTTATTTAGATTGACAAATTCAAATGCAAATTTATTCCGGAGTCAACAAATACTGATTCAGTCTTCTGATGTGCAAGGCAAGGAAGAATATTAAGGAGGCACTGTATATATTAGATCCCTGCCTATAGGCAGCTTCAACACTAACACAATATGGTACGAATATACAATTGTACTTTAAGGCAGCGTAACTGGGAAAACAACtagcaactaaaaaaaaaatggagtttacTGCCAACTAAAACAATGGAGGCTTCAAGGTTGACATAGAATTTCAAAACTGCTTTAAAGACAGGTAGGAAAGATACAGGTAGATGTGCAATGGAAGTAGACATTGGGTTTCAAGCCCCAAACAGGCTGAGGGGTGGTAAAACAGACATATTCAGGTACATCAATCATTCCAGTTTGGCATAAGAATAAGGTAAATGAAGATGGATTCTAGGAGTTAAGGATGAAATACTTAGGGAGGTACTATGATGTAATGGAGAGAACAAAGATTTAGAGTTAAGACTTTGGTTTGAATCGCAGCAGTGtcacttattagctatgtgatCAAAGGTAAATTAATCTCTCTGACCCTCTATTTCCTCACTTGTATAACAATAATGTCCaattattccacaaatattttatgGAAAGCCAAGTATTAACTAAGAACTATGTTCAATGATGAAGATATAAAaaaccatttattcattcattcatcaaatactgCCTTACCGTTTACTGAGTTAGGCCCTGGAAATACGGTaataaggggaaaagaaaagcatGAAACTTATATGAGACCACTTAGATTATGCACATATAGGTGAAAATAAGGCCCAAGACCAAGAAATCCAAATCTCAATTTGTGGAAGTAagatagagaaggaaaaagaagaaaactaagtGTAAAGTGCTGTAAACTGAAAGGAAAGAGTGTTTTAAAAAGAGGGACTGGTCACCTCTCCTAATGGAGAAGTATGTTTGTAAAGGAGTTATTATAATGATGAGCCATGAAATCTAAGCTGGACAAGGCAGGAAATTTGAGGGCTATAAATGgtgaaaaaagtcaatgaacTGGAGATTTCAGTAAGATTGGAGAGTGGCTGTCTTCAGGGTACTAGAGGTGGTGAGCTGGAAGGACAGGAAATGATTGCATGAGAATAACTTGCTTGAAATAAAGATTTCAGAAGTCATACTAATATTGGCAAGAGCAAGGTCTAGAGGTAAAAGGCAACTGAATGTGAGTTGGTTAAGGAATTAGAAAGTAGCATACAGACAGTCCTAGCTTGGCGTAGTAGAACATGACTATAAGAATGACCATGAAAGTTGAAATTGTGTAAAGTGATCTTaataatcaaagagaaaaattaaaattgttctgTGACACTTAAGAACTTTTGTTGAAACATCAAAAACTCTCTTACTACTAGGTAGACATATagcaggaatttttttaaattgtaaaactgATTTATTTAGTATGCCACAATTTAAAACATGAGAAACATGGAGAATCAGTCTTTAttctttgtaaaaaacaaaagtaaacaaaaaaacttaCCAATAGTGGTGTGAACTGTGTTTGCCTCTTCTCATATGATTAATCTTCTGTCTTCATAAATTGTCATTCTGCATTCTAAGGTTAGATTAGCGTCCAACATTTTGTCTTTGCATTTTCAATCTTGTAAACTATTCTCAGGAATTCTTAAATACAAAGTGTATCAGCAACACTTCCTGTGGACCTCTTCACCCTTTTGTCATAGCCACTTTACTCTCTTAACATTAATCAATTCATAAAATGATGAAACCAGAATTTACTGGctgaaaaagatttttatttagtCTCTTTgtaattatcattttctttcaacaAGACAGCCAACTTCAACACTTCGCCCGAATGCTAGCCAGACTGattgggaataaatttaaatgtattacagtCTTCAATCAAAAGCAGGAAAAAGTCTTTATATCAGCCATAATTTGCATTCTCTTTCTAGCGCAATTTAAACTAGAAGATTCTGAAGCAACTTTACCTTCTTTTTTCCACTCACTGAACATTTTCTCCATGGCGTCTATGGTGCCTTTTGTGTAGGCCAAGGTCTCATCCtatctttgctttgcttttgtcattttcaaatTCCCTAATCACGTCTaatttcatttcagcattatttttttatttgctgtaCTTTCATCTTTCATGTCCAATTCCCTTTCAATGatccatttttgtaaaatatcatGTTAATTTATCACTGGGAAACAAGGAAGCTATATAACTACATGCTTTGCTGTTTATAAACTGAAAAACTGAGTAACGGTTGTGCAGTGACCAATAACTGACAGACTCTGAAAGAAGGACTGTGATATCTGccatggactgaatgtttgtgcctcACCCGCAAATTCATAAATTGAAGCCCTAattcccagtgtgatggtatttggacatgagaactttgggaggtgattagatttaGATGCGGTCATGAGAGTAGAGTTCCCACGATGGGGATTAATATCCTTTCAAAAAGAAGAGACACAAGATTcatattccttctctttctttctctctcccctgcccccacccccaccaaggaAAGACCATGTAAGGACataaccaggaagagggccctcaccaagAACCCcaccatgctggcaccttgatctcagactttcagcctctagaaccttaataaaaaatatttgttgtttaagcaACCCAGTCTAAAGCATTTCATTATATCAGCCCAAGCTAAGACAATGCCCGACTGTTATTTACATAGTGATCTGTGAACTGAAGAGCTAgctgtgatttttgttctttatgcAATTTTTCACATAAAGTTAATATGCCATCACAATTGAAATGTGAACCACGTTGTTGGGGAACTGGTATTATTTAATTAAACCACAGTAAATGAAATTTGGCTTGAATATTCTCACAGTGAAAATTGCACAGTGCATACTAGAACCATGCAAAGTGAGGACTACCTTGTTGGATGGTTCATCTGTGTGGATGTTGAAGTCCCAAGGAAAGATGACAGGAGTTGGGTGGGGATGAAGATTATAATCCAGTAGCTCAAATCTTCAAGTGATGGGGAGGAATAAGCCAGGGACTACAGGCAGCAGAAATCAACaggtaaaatattatatatccaGATAGCATAAATTTTCAggagatagaattttttttaaggtcaAAGGGCTTACCTACCCTAACTCCTGGCTGTAAGTCATCAAGGGTTGAGAGGCAAAAAACAGCCTTCATTTGAGAGGGCTGTAGTGGCATACCTCTTCAGGGAAAAGTCAGATTGCTTTTAAGGAAAGGAACTCAAAATGCATGTGGAAGAGCGGTTGGGAATACAGAGGAACCTGATGAACCGTACAAAGAAAGTCCCCGCAggctgcggtggctcaggcctgtaatcccagcacttcgggaagctgaggcaggcagatcatgaggtcaggagatcgagaccatcctggttaacacggtgaaaccccatctctactaaaaatacaaaaaattagccaggcgtggtagcaggtgcctgtagtcccagctacttgggaggctgaggcaggagaatggcgtgaatccaggaggcggagcttgcagcgagccgagatcacaccactgcactccaaactcagtaacagagcgagactccatctcaaagaaaaaaaaaaaaagaaagttccgTAACCCACCTGAAAAGCTTAGAGAAGCAAGGAGTCAGATGAGTGGATGTTCAGATTTGACTGATGGAAATGTTTATGTGTTATTTTATGTGAGTGATCTTCACAGTGGGCAAGTGGTTCAAAAGTTATGTATATGTACCCGAATATTTAGCATGATAGTCTGGTGGGGTCAGGTGATTCCACCCTTTTATAGGATCATGGTGAAGTACAGCCTAGCTGGagtggggaaagaggctgatGATAGCAGGGCAGAGGTTTTCTTGGTACAGGTCTCAACATAGCTTattggggaagaagaggaggaaaggagtTTTATGTTAGAGGAAAGGCAATAATACAAGATATTATGAGAGGACAAAGGAGGGTATCTCACCCAATCTGGAGAAGCAGTGAGAGATGTTGGATTGGCAGTGAGAAGTGTTGCTAGGATCTGAGATCTTTATAAGGCACCTGGAATCCACTTAACTTCAGAAAATAGCCGAGTATTACATTATGGACAATCTAGAACCTTAAGAGTAGGCAGAAGAGTTGGTATTCACTCACAAGGCAATCAAGAGCCACTGAGGGGTTTTGAGGCAAGGGGTGATATAAAGTTATGCTTCCAAGATGAAAACTCCATCAGTTTTATGTGTAAGGTATGGAGATGAGACTTAAGGCAAAGAAAATAGGCCCATTGGGTTTTCTCCCTGCCTCATTCTTGGAAGCATTTACTAGAGGTGTAGTTGCTGAATACCAGCATCCCAATACAAAAGAAGTTCAGTGAGGTCAAGGGCCTTGTCTGTTTTTTTCACCACAATACAATCTGCATCTCACACAGTGCCTAGAACATCGTAGATGCATGATTCTGttgaacaaaaaaataataaatgaatcaatgaaagaAAGGAGCTATCGAAACAGATTTGAGGGAAGTGAGTACCTAGGCTAGAGATAtaacagaaatggaaaattgAAGCTATTTTGAGCcacttcaaaaagttaaaatctaTAGAATTTAACAACTAATTATATATGGGGGtttagagaagggaaagaaaacatagCTAAAGGTAATTTGGAGGTgtcaaacataataaaaataagtgtgCATAAGTACTTgattacatattatttaattcaCATGCAAACCTTAGGAAAAAGgtataattctcattttacaaacaagTCTATCTATGAGGCAGTCAACTCAATTACCAGGTAGTATATTTTGCAATTAATTCATCCTGACAAGTTCATCAGGAAGGCACATCGCATGATATGACATATTTCATAAGTTTgtcattactatttttttctgtggtCAAGATTAGCATCAATAgctccttttttttattattatactttaagttctagggtacatgtgcataatgtgcaggtttgttacatatgtatacttgtgccatgttggtgtgctgcacccatcaactcgtcagcacccatcaattcgtcatttatatcaggtataactcccaatgcaatccctcctccctcccccctccccatgataggccccgatgtgtgatgttccccttcccgagtccaagtgatgtcattgttcagttcccacctatgagtgagaacatgcggtgtttggttttctgctcttgtgatagtttgctaagaatgatggtttccagctgcatccatgtccctacaaaggatgcaaactcatccttttttatggctgcatattattccatggtgtatatgtgccacattttcttaatccagtctgtcacagatggacacttgggttgattccaagtctttgctattgtgaatagtgccgcaataaacatacgtgtgcatgtgtctttatagcagcatgatttataatcctttgggtatatacccagcagtgggatggctcctttttaagagatttttttgGCTACAACTATCATGTGTATGCTCTGTATAATGGTGGAGTGATGTTTTTCACcaaccatatttttattttattatgaaataacaGTTGTTGTGATATATAGTTGCCAGAAGGAAACTCTCAGAGAATTTTAGTTTACTAATAGAATCGGtaaaaattgtaagaaaatgatcaaaatattttctttatttcttcttaaaaaaatgggatatatgtgcagaacgtccaggtttgttacataggtaaacatgtgccatggtggtttgttgcatctgttgacccatcctctaagttccctcccctccacTCTCACCCCTAACAGGCCcttgtgtgtgttgttcccctccctgtgtccatgtgttctcaatgttcaactccaacttatgagtgagaacatgtggggtTTGGTTTTAactcctgtgtcagtttgctgaggatgatggcttccagcttcatccatgtccctgcaaaggacatgatctcattcctttttatggctgcatagtataccatggtgtatatgtaccacattttctttatccagtctatcatcgatgggcatttaggttagttccacgtctttgctattgtgaatagtgctgaaataaacatacatgtgcatgtgtcttcacagtagaatgatttatattcctttgggtatatacccagtaatgaaatttctgggtcaaatagtatttctggttctagatcctggaggaattcccatactgtcttccacagtggttgaactaatttacattcttaccaacagtgtaaaagtgtttctatttctctacagcctcgccagcatccaTTGTTTCCAGACTTTATAACAATCACCATTCTgcctggcatgagatggtatctcgttgtggttttgatttgcatttctctgatgatcagtgatgttgagctttttttcatatgtttgttgtccacgtaaatgtcttcttttgagaagtgtctgttcatatcctttgcctactttttgatgggtattttttc
Above is a genomic segment from Piliocolobus tephrosceles isolate RC106 chromosome 5, ASM277652v3, whole genome shotgun sequence containing:
- the LOC111530901 gene encoding uncharacterized protein LOC111530901 yields the protein MPPPRTRSAGSRGGAWTLAWQVPPRERGSRCVSDAFITDLGLYQGTSRTALKTAESEEPSLGPGRPAVQLASQTPLPASADDLFWRVKNVLGFKVQSCFLSIH